The Synechococcus sp. HK05 DNA segment ACACACAGCCCATTGACAAGGCACTGATGTGTCATGTTGAAGTACAGCCCGCACATCTGGCGTCGGCGTGACCGGGCTAGCGGGGGAAGGGCATCCCTGGCGGTACCACTCCAATTCCGCCCGGAGCTCAGCATCCCCCACTGGAAAGGAAAAACACAGGATTGGTGCACACCCGGGCCTGTTCGATTGCACAAAAGCTCGCCAATCATTCCGCTCGTGAACCTCCGCGCTGGAACAAAAGCGCACCAACTCCAAGCCTGCATCCAAACAACCCTGTAACCAAACGGCCAGGAGTCGGCCCTGATCGGGAGATTCAACACGCAGGCCAGCAAATCCAGGCACACCAAGCAGGGGGGATTGCAGCTGACAATCCAAAGCTGGCCCAGCAGATCCCAAACAAAGCGTGCTGCCGAGGCTGGCAAGCTGAGCGGGAGCAGCCAGCCCGAGCTGAGTTGCACAATCAGCCCAAGTGCCTTCATGGGGTTGCAAATAGCCGTTGGTGGCCTGCTCTAACTGCAAACACGAGGCCCGCACCCCGAATTGACGTAGCAATTGGACGCGGGCTGGATCGGGATCCCACACCCGCTCCAACGCAGCCAACTGCAACAACTCGCGCGCACCGCAAGCTCCAGGGTGCACATCAGCGAAGTTGAGGGCCAAAGAGCCGTGCAGTGCCGCGCCGAAGGGCTCCAGCTCCAGAAAACACCCCCCCTCTATCGGACAATGCTGTGCCCAAGCATGGGCAGCCCAGTGGTGGAGATTTCCACCTCGCACGTGGATCACAACGGTCGCCGCTGTGGCTTGCCATGCCTCAGCAAGAGGTTGTGAGCCCGGCAAAGCCGCAATACGCCGCCAATCCGCCTCAGAGAAACCGTACTGGATCCACAACAACAACTGGTGATCAGCCGCCGGCCCCTGGCTCCCGCACACCATCTCAGCCAGATCGCCCCAGGGATGCGTGGCCGCTCGATTGGGTATGGGCTGACCCAGCCAACGGTTTACGGCACGCTTGATCTGCCCGCGGCGGCGGCTGTGTGGAGCCAGCGCTGGTGGATCAGGCTGACGCATTAGCCACTGCTGCACACCATCACGCTGATGGGGATGCATCGCCAGAGCCCGTAACCGACGCTCCAAGCGCCGCACCTGAGCAGACACCGGGGTCGACCGTGCCTGCCGATGGCTACGGCGATGCTCGGACTTCACAACAGAGGAAAGGATGCTGCGGAGCTCGGTCTCCTCACAGTGGGGCACCAGAGCATGCAGTTGCTGAAAACCCCTCTTTGGATCAAACCAGTGGCTGTAATGCACCACCTGCAGGGGTAGGCCGGCACTGTCGAGAACAACGCTGCGGTTGTGGTGCCACCACAGCCGTTGGCCTCGCCATCCATCCATCCCTGTGGCTTGGTGGTCGCGTTGCACCAGCGACACGATCACCTCTCGTGGATCCCGCACAGCCAACACCACCTGCAGTGGCATGGCCAACTGCTCACAAGCAGCTCGCCAAAGCGGCAACAGCACACTGCTCCGGGGATCTTTGATGACCCATGGCGTGTTGTGACACTCTGCCTCCAGCAAACCCGTCAACTGGCGCAGCGCTTGGCGTCCTCGCGGAGAATCCAACCAAGCGTCGGGAAGAGGCCGCATGCCGCGGGGCGAGGGCCACCATCGATCGAAATCGATCAACAGTTGCTCCTGAAGCGCCGTTACATCCGCGCGTTCGAAATAACCCTCTGGGTTGTGCGCATCGCCAACAAGGAGTGGTCCGGGCATGGCGATGCCACAGGCTGAAAGCAGGGACCCAAGCAGGGATGTCCCACTGCGATGCATGCCCACAATCAACAGCAACGGGGCCGATGTCATACGCCGTAGAGCTGATGCTGCCAAGCAGTCCAACGGGGGTTCACCGCAGCGATCCGCTCCAAATCGAGCTCGGTCAAAACGGATTCGGCAGAAGCAACCGGAGACTTGCGATTGGCCTCCGGTAGATCACCAAAGGCCGGCGTACCTGAGGGTAGAACCGGCAGTAAGTGCTGGTTGAGATCCTGCTGCAGAAACTCAAGGCGCAAGGCCGTGACCTGCTCGTCAACCTGGAAGTAGTGCAGCCACCAATCGGCTGCCACCCAGGTGCCGCCGAGCCGGAAGGAGTAAAAAAGGCCAGAGCGAACCGGTTCAAAGTCCAACTGCGGGCAATCCATGCGGCGACGTTTGTGCTCCCAGTCGCTAATCAACCACTGGTCGAGCCGGCGGGCAGTGATGAAACGGCGGCGATGCCCTGCCCTCCACTGGCTTCTGCGTTCACGCTGCTCAACAGAATCATGCATGAGCGGTTCATAAGGATCAACCGCGACGCCGGGCAACGCCAACTTGCGAAATAAACCGAGCATCGAGGTGCCACCTGTTTTCGGCAGGTGGAGCCATAGGAACGTGTCACCAACGATCAAGGCTCATCACAGGTGGCCTGGCCACTAGGTTAGTTCAAGGTGGCGAACCGATTTGGCCACAACACGGGATAATTCAAACCTGGTCCAGTAAGCCTTATGACCGCACGGCGGTGCATCCTGCACATCGGCATCTGCAAAACCGGTACCACCTCGATCCAATACAGCCTGGCGGCCAACAGAGAGGCCTTAGCCGATGCTGGGATAGTGGTACCCAGAACCCTTGGACCAACCCACAACCACCGGCATCTCACCTTGCTAGGGGTTGACGGCGATACAGAAGCCGGCCAACGGGAATGGGACGTCATGCGGCACCGCACTGCCGGGCTTCAGGCCTGTGGCTCGCTCAACGAAGCGAAGCAATGGGTGGAGCGATCACTGGCCGCTGAACTAGCGATGGTTCCAGCATCAAGCTGGGTGGTGTTCAGCTCCGAGCAACTCTCCCAGCGCCTACTGACTCACAATGCCGTCCTGCGCCTGCGACAAGCCTTGGAGCGCATCGGGTTTGAAACGGTACGGGTTGTGGTGTATTTGCGCGAACAGGTTGGCCTATCGATGAGCTGGGAATCGATGCAAGTGATCGCGGGTCACACCGTCCAGGATCCTCTAGAAACACCATCAGCGTTTAACCATCAAGAGCTGCTCGAGCGATGGGAAGGCGTTTGGGGACACAAATCAATGATCGTTCGTACCTACGCACGCCCTTTTCTACACCAAGGCGATGTTGTGAGCGACTTCGAGCTACACGCATTACCGTTCGCAGGAGAATACCTCAAAGCGAGCAGGACAGTCAGAAGAAACGAAAGGCTTGGGCAGCGAAGCATCTTGCTGTTGAGACAGGCCAATCACTGGCTTCCAAAAATGCTACCCAGACCTGTCGTTGAGCCCGCAAGAAGAGCGCTGGTGCAGATGAGCAGACTTCACTGGATCAGCGGCAAGCCCGAAAAAGAGGTGAAGCCAGCCACATTTAGAGCGCTAGCCAAACAGTTCAGAGATTCAAATCAGTGGGTTGACCAAGCCTATGGTACGCATCTAGAGGAAAGCTTTGGAACTACATAACAAGGAACAGTGAGAGCGCCCTATAGCGAGGACGGCAGCAACCTATAATACTTTAGACCTGAGCGACGGTGGAGTGCAGAATATTCAGCACCTCAGCAGCCTATATGCCGCTGGCAACTATCAGGGATGCATCGCATGCTGCGAAGAGATCCTCAACAGCAACCCCAACGACGATCTAGCCTTCAAGTGGGCGGGCAAGTCACTATTGGCCGTCGGCCAGATTGAACAAGCGCAACAGTGCCTGACAAGGGCGCATCAGCTCAACCAGAGTGATCCTGAGATCTTAAAAGATATTGGCAACTGCTTACTCAACAAAGGTAATTACGAGCAAGCCGCTGGTGCATACCAGAGAGCCTTGAGACTTCAGCCTGATTACGCACCTGCCATCTATAATCTAGCAGGCGTCGCACAGCTCAGTGGAGATCACAAAAGAGGGCTCGAACTTTTTCTGAAGGCCGTTGAACTCGACCCCTATCTACGCCAGTCTTGGCTGGAAGCAGCGAAGTGTGCGCTGTCCATGGGCCAGTGGGATACCGCTATCACGCTTGCATCAAAGGCTGTAGCAGTTAATCCCTCTCAAAAGGGGGCTTATCAAGTAAAAGGTGACGCCCACAGAAGCAAGGGCGAGTTGAACGATGCATTGCAAGCCTACCAAAGAGAATCTGAGCAAAACCCAGAAAATCCAAAAGCGTTAATCAACGCTGCAGACATTTTGCATACACTAAATAAACCAGAAGAAGCGATCAGGCTACTAAGAAGGGCGCTAGAACTGAAGCCAGATGATGTTTTGATTCTCTCAAATCTAGGTTGCATGTTAAACGCAGCAGAGCGCCACGAAGAAGCTGCACAATGCTGCCAGCGATCAACGCTCCTCAATCCGAACCATGCAGAATCATATGCAAATTTTAGCCTGGCTCTGTTTAATCTAGGCAGGCTTGATGAAGCCTTAGCTACCAATATCAAGGCTGTTGCCTTGCAGCCCAATAATCCAGGTTTTCTAGCCAATCTTGCGGTAATTTACGAGGCTCGTGGCGATCATGAACTAGCAATCAAGCATCATCGTCAAGCATTAGCTCTCGCTCCATTCGATCAAGAAGCCCACACAGGTCTCGCTTGTATCTTGCTGGCAAAAGGCGAGTTCTCACTAGGCTGGAATGGATATGCATACAGAACTCACAAACCACAATGTCGTGATTTACCAGTTTGGGATGGCAGCAGACGGGAGAAAGTGTTGGTGATCGGCGAGCAAGGCGTCGGGGATCAGATTCTCTACGCTTCATTAATTCAAGAAGCTCAGTCAATGTGCGAGAAACTTGAAGTGAGAGTAGATCAGCGACTGGTGCCACTCTTCCGGCGGTCGTTTTCAGGAAACATCACAATTGACTGCCTCAAGACTCTAGAACAAGAGACATCTTGCGATTCTCACATCGCTATTGCTGATTTAGCGAGACTATTTAGGCATGAGGTTTCCGACTTTCCTGATAATAGTCATGGATATCTCCAGGCAGATAGTACTCGTTCAGTCGAATTAGCAGAAGATCTTCGAGGCGGATGCAACCACAAGCTTATCGGCTTGAGCTGGAATTCTGAAGGCAGAGGATATAAGAATAAAAGCAAGTCGATTGCTCTACAGAAGCTAGCAACTGCGCTTCATCAGATCGACGCCAAGCTTATCTGCCTCCAATACGGCAACCATCACGAAGAGATTAGTTCATTGCGGAATGCACATGGTATCAACATTGAAACCGTTGAGGGTTTAGATTTATACAATGATATTGACGGAACTGCTGCACTGATCAACGCTTGTGATGCAGTAGTCTCTATCTCGAATATGACCGCTCATTTAGCAGGTGCACTAGGCAAAGAAACACATCTACTAGTGCCTCGCAGTCCCAATTTCTGCTGGGGATTAGAAGGCAATTGTACCATTTGGTATCCGTCAATAAAGCTCTACCGGCAAAACCGTACTGGAGATTGGTCAGAAGCAATTGAAGCTGTTGCTGATGGACTGTCAGAAATAGGCAAGACAGCTATGAGGAAAGGGGACAAAAACAAGTCTTGCTGATTGCGCTATTGCTAGCACTTTCAAGCCCTATAGACAGGATGACCGGTTACAACATTATACGAGTCTATTTCAAGCCATTTAGATAGTTGCTTAGGTGTATTATCTTCATGACAGAGTGCATTAATGATCGGCCCTTAATAAGAGTGGTCGTGACTGATCGGGCATGTCGATGATCAAGCTGCCGACGCATGAGGGTCGGTAAAGGTCATGATCGTTACATTAAGTACAATCGTGGGATCGCGGGCTTCTTGCAAATCAGGCCTATCCGGCCGAAGCCGTGATTTGCAGTGGAAGACTCTTCAACCAACGACATGTCTCATGGCCGCTGATCAGCCAAGAACTGAGATTCCTTGTCCAGTACATCTCTTAGGATACTATTGAGGCGACTGAGCTAGGAACCAGTCAAACAAAACAATCATTCCAACAAGTGAGATGTAATTAGATGAGCTGGCTAAGCTTACTTAGTACAACCCAGTTAGGATAATGACCTTCACTGTAAAGATAGACTAAGGCTTTTAGGCTCATCAATTGTTATAAGCATCAAAACTAGGGTGGCAACCGAGAGATTTCAGGCTGCCAGCGCTATGAAATGAATAACATCGTAAACAGATACTGAGCAGAAGAGCATTGGTTTTCATGTATTTGACTACAGAACATATTTGGAGCGGTACGAGCGGATCGGGTTAGCTTTTCTTAGGAATTCCTAGAAAGCAAAGAACAAGCGACATGTTAATAGGACATAAAAAAAGCCCCTCCGGATTGGAGGGGCTTACATTGGTAAGAACCGCTAAATCAGACAGCCACGAATTCGTTAGCCGTGAGAGTAACGGAGTTACTAACGCCACGGAGAATCGTGAAGTTGTTCACACTGCTATTGATGCTGGCAGCAGTAGCAGCACCAGAGATGAACTGGCCACCATCGTAGTTAGTCCACACTGCGATGTCAGTACCGTTCTGGTTGACGACGAACTGACCAAGCTCAGTAGCGTTGACCTCGGAGTAGAAACCACGGACGGCAAAGTTGCCAGTCTGATTGTAGTTTTCACCAAGGCTCATGTTCACGGCTCCAATGGTTGGAGCCTGAAGATCGTTACCGAAACCAGTGTCGAGAACGTTGTTACCAGAGCCGGCATTCCAGTCGGTAATGACGTCTGCACCGAAGGAAACCGTAATGAAATCACCATTAGTGATTACGGCATTAGCAGCGGTGGCAGCAGCGGTGGGACCTGTAGTGGGGGCGAGAGTCAGGGTGATTACGCCGGTAGAACCCAGTGTGTTGCCACCACCTAAGAAGCCCTGGCGGGCTACAACGGCATCAGAACCAGGGATGAAGAAACGGTTGCTGCCGGTGCCACCGGTGAGAACGTCACCAACGGCGTCACCAACGAAACCGACGGACAGATCGGCATCGAAATAAGCACCGATCAACAGATCATCGCCAGCACCAGCAACAATTTCATCGCGGCCAGCATAACCAGCAAGCCAGTTGTTGCCTTCGCCACCATCGATGAAGTCTTCGCCGCCACCACCGAAGATCGAGTCTTGGCCGTCGCCACCAAAGATTTCGAGGTCGGAGCCAGAGCCGTTAGTGATGTTGTCGTTGTTGATGCTGATGCTGCCACCGCGACTGATGTCGAGGAGAGCACCGCTTGCATCGATGATGTCGTTGCCGTCTCCACCGTTGAAGCTGGATCCGGTAGTTGTGGGATCCGAGACAATACCGACTGAAGGATTAAAACGGTCGGCCGATTGGGCGGCAGCTGTCAGGACGTTGAACTGACCAGCCTGGATTTGGATGAAGTCGTTTCCAAGTTGACCGTTAACGATCGAATTAGAGAACGCTTGGTTCTGAGGACGCAATTGGAAGCGGATAGCGTCATCGCCCTGACCACCAAAGATGGAAGCAGCGTTGAAGTTGCTTACAATTGTGGGGTTCGCGTCAGCGCGTTCATCCTGCAGGTTACCGGCAAGGATGAAATCAGCGCCCAGGTTGCCGTTGATCTTGGAGCTCTGAAGGCTTCCAATGTAAAGATCGTCAGAACCTTGACCACCCGAAATGGTGCTCAGAGTGGCAGCAAGGCCGATATCGGTGTTACCAATACGGTCATCGCCATCGTTGCCGTTGATGAAAGAGGTGGTGGCGATGTTGGTCAGACCAGCCGACACCGCAACGTTGTTGGTGATGACGTCAGCACCTTGGCCACCCTTAATTGTGACGGAGCGGGTGCCGTTGAAATTGATGGTGTCATCGCCTTCAAATCCTTCAGCAATGAAGTCGAAAGCGACGGTGTTTTGAGTATTACCGGTAATTACGGCAATGCTGTCGGCTTCCGGGGTGCCTTGAAAGGTCCAGGGTGCACCGCCGGTGCCTTCTTGAGTGGTAAAAGCCACAGTGTTGGTTGGGGTTGCTGGAACGCAGGTTGAATCTACGCGAAGATGCGTAGCATAGTCAACATAGCATGGGCCTACAGGGGACGGCATGTTGCGTGGCACAGACTTGTGATCGTCCCTGAGAAGCGTTGCCAGACCTGGATTTAAGAGCGAGAACCAATTAAGGGATCGGCACATCAAGCATCCTGCTTGTGCCGATTGTGCCAGCTTGCTGACAAATGGCGGACCACATGCTCTAGATGCGGCGCAGTGCATCCGCCTTATCGCGGAAGCCACCCAACAACAACTGGAGATAAGTCACATCGCGGAGCTTGATGCTCGCAACCAACGACATGCCAACCTGCAAGGGGAGAGTACGGCCACTTTTCAGCTTGAGTTGTTGATTGGCTAGTCGGATGCTTGCCGGATAGCGATAGATCTCACGCTGTTTTGATGGATCCGGAGGAAGTGCATCCGAGCCGATCTTGATCACAGTGCCTTCGAGAACGCCAAAATCGGTAGCCGGGAAAGAATCAATACTCACATCCGCTGGCATACCAACACGGACAAAACCGATGTCTTCTGTTGGGATTTCTACGCGAGCCTCTAATTTATCGTAGGGAACAATACGCATCACGATCTCGGTACTTTGAGCCGCAAAGCCTGTGGATTTAGGTTTGAGATCGAAAACAACGCCATCCACCGGCGCCTTGATCACTTGGTAGCGCAAAGACTGATTGGCTTCAGCCAGTTGAGACTTGAGAGACTCGAGTTCAGCTGAAAGCTGTTTCAAACCTTGTAGTTGGATCGCACGCTGCCTCTCTCCATCGAGAATGGTTTGCTCGAGCTGTCCGCGAGTTTCAGTGACTTTATTTTTCTGCTGGAGGTACTGCAATTCAGCTGCTGCACCCTCTTTCTCAAGCTTTTCATAGCGAGATAGCACTTCTTGATCAAGGCGTAGTCGTTCTCTTAAAATGGTGGCAGTTTTAGCATTGAGCTGCTCAGAGCGTTTTGTTTCATCAAGCTTCGACTCCAATTGAGCTTGCTTAAGTTGAATACTCGAAATCAAGCTGATCTGCTTCGCCTTATTCGCCTCTGTATCCAGCTCCAGCAATGGTTGCCCGGCTTTCACTTGCTCCCCATCCTTCACCAAGATCTGCTTGGTAACCCCACCCAAAGGAAGCTGAATATCCTTAACTGAACCAATCGGTTGGAGCCGACCTGTGGCCTGAACAATTTCCTCAGTTTTGGCGAAGGCAAGCCATGCCAATGCAAAAGCAGTCGTACCAACCAAGGTCCAGGTGAGTGAACGCATCCAGAAGGTGTGCTGGTTGAGCACCTTCTCATCTTGATCATTGGGCTGGATTGAAGATTCCAGCTTTTTTTGAGCGCGTGTGAATAATGAAGCTGGCTTGTTGAGTAAAGACCTCATTATTGAGCCTCCTGTTGGCGTGACAAAGCAAAATAGCGTCCGCGCTTCTCCATCAACTCAGCATGCGTACCCATTTCAACAATGGCACCTTGATGCATCATGATAATGAGATCAGCCCTCTTAATCGTTGACAATCTGTGGGTGATGAAGAAAACTGTTCGGTCATGAAGAGAATCGATAAGATTGTCACAAACTTGCCTTTCTGTTGCGTAGTCCAAAGCACTTGTTGCTTCATCCATCACCAGGAGCTTCGGTTCGCTTAACAGTGTGCGTGCGATAGCCAACCGTTGCCTCTGGCCTCCACTGAGAGCGGATCCTCGTTCACCAACAGATGAACTATAACCATCTGGGAGGTCCATGATGAAATCATGAGCACAAGCCAAACGGGCCGCGCGAACAATCTCTTCACTATCGGCGTCAGGTCGCGTTAAGGCAATATTCTCGCTCACACTGCCAGAAAATAGAATTGGCTCTTGAGGAACAATTCCAATCTGGCGGCGCAACGAATAAAGCTCAATTTTACTAATATCATAGTGATCAATTAAAATACGACCTGAATCTGGTGAATAAAGGCGTGGCAAAAGCTTCATGAGTGTGCTTTTGCCACTACCACTCTGTCCAACGATACCGACGAATGTACCACTAGGAACATGGAGATCAACATCCTTAAGGACTGGCATCTTACCCTTAACGAATGCAAACGTAACGTTCTGGAACTCAACCTCACCAGTGATCGGTGGCAGCGGAATTTTTGACTGATCAGTACTGTCGGATTCTTGTTTGGTGTCAATCACGTCAGCAAGACGCTCGAAGCTGATGCGAATTTCCTGAATGCTTTGCCAAGTTGACGATAGGCGCAACAAAGGCTGAGTCACGTTGCCGGAAATAATTCGGAAAGCAATCAGCTGACCTAAAGTTAAGTCGCCGCGCAAAACAAGAATGGCGCCAACCCACAGCACCAACAGTTGAGACAATTTCTGGAGAACAGAACTGGTTTCGTTTAGAGCCGTACCTGTCACAGTTTTCTCAAACGTTCTCTGAATGTAGCGTGAATAAAAATCTTGCCATTTAAAGCGGCTAACCATTTCCACATTCTGAGCCTTGACCGTTTGAATACCACTCATCACCTCAACCAAATGGCTTTGAGTATTCGCGTTCTGAATGGCTGCTTCTCGATATTGGCGCCTAAAGAGCGGAGCGCCGAGGAGGGTGAGGGCAATCTGGATAGGAACAACAGCAAGTGCAACGACAGACAGCTCGATGCTGTAAACAAGCATCACAACAATATAAATTACCGAAAAAGCAGAATCCAAAACCGTTGTTAGGGCTTGACCGGTGAGGAAATTGCGAATTTTTTCGAGCTCAGCAACTCGAGTACTTAGTTCTCCAACAGGACGCTTGTCAAAATAAGAGAGTGGAAGTCTAAGAAGATGGTCAATCACCTCAGCTCCTAGGCGTTGGTCGATTCGATTCGTAGTCTGAGCAAACAAGAAGGTTCGCAAACTGCTTAAAACGCCTTCGAGAATTGTGACCACCACAAGCGCAACACCAAGAATTTGCAAGGTGTCAAAGCTTCGCTGAGAGATCACCTTATCGATGATCACCTGAATTAATAGTGGGTTCGCCAGCGTAAACATCTGGACGACAAAGCTCGCGATCAGAACCTGAACAAGAATGCCCCGATATCGCTTCAGCGCAGGCCAGAACCAAGAAGGGCCGAATTTCTTCTCCTGGTTAACGTTAGATCGGTCAAACTGGAGGACACCGATTCCATCCGGATACGAATGTTCGATCTCTTGAGGACTTAATTCAACAATTCCATCTCGCGGCGATGCCAAGATGATCCCCTCTCGACTGCTCGCCATCACCAAGGCAAAGCTGTCTTTCCATTCCACAAGACTAGGAACCTGCAGCCGAGATCCGACCGAAGCAGGAACCTTGGCACCCATCACGTGCAAACCAAAGCTTGCCCCTAGCTCTCCGCAGAGCTGAAGCGTTGGCTGGCTGCCGCGTTGCAGCGTTTGACGCAGGCCTTTTTCGATCGCGTCTCGACGGAACGGCAGATCGAGTTGCTTGCACAACATCTGAAAACAAGCCAAGGTCTCTTCAACTGGACCCTCTGCACGGACGAGTTGCTGCTTCCACTGGTCTGAACCGATAGAGTTCAGGCCGCTGACTTCAGGGACTGCGGGGGCTTGCCCTATGGCCGGCTCTGGCGGTGCCTGGGAAGGGTCTCCTGAGGGTTCAGACGCTGCAGGGTTAGCTCGAGCCGCCTCAAGAATCGTTATCGGCAAACTCAAAAGTCGATAACCAAACGGTTTGGTTGTCTGACTGAGATCAGGCAGCTCACTGAAGGTTTCGATGGGCCAAGGCTGTTGGCTGGCAGGAGCACTGACCAGAAAAACCTGACGACCTTGGCGCTGAGCCTCTAACAAGGCCTCTTCGTGAGGCTGAACCAACGTTGCAGTCGCATAGGCGTCCGAAAGAACGCGCATCACCGATCCATCCGAACCAGCCGCATGCGATTGGACGGCTTGGATGAGCTGCGCCACCTCAGAGGGCCAGATATGGCTCTGACACCATTCGCGGAAGGCCGGTTCAGTCTGAAAAAGCTCCAGCACAAACCGATCGTCAAGGCTCGCCACAACCAAGGCCGAGGATGCCGTGATGTGTTCGCAGGGATTGCCGTGGAGAAGCGACGCCAAACCCAGCAGCTCACCCGGGCCCAAGCGCGCCAACGTGGCCAGTTTTCCTTGATCCGTGCCTAAGAGACGAGCCGTTCCCTCGAGGATGAACGACACCTTGGCCGGCAGACTGGATGGCAACACCACCAGTTGACCTAGGTCATAGCGGAGCAACTCGGCGTTGCTCTGTAAGAGCTGGAGGCCCTCAGAGCTCAGGCCCTGAAAAGCTGGTGCCTGCTGGAAGGGCAACGAGGGTGACTGAGTCATGCAGCGCTGCCTTCGGCCAAATGAGTCAACAAGGCCACCATCGTACGGTTTGTTTCTTCCAACACCCAGCTATCCATCAGCTCGTTGGTCATTTGTGCCGCCATGGCGGTGTCGAAACTGGCTGGCCGGTAGCTCTCCAGGCGAACCACCAACCACCAGTCGGCAATCTGAATCGGCATGAGCAGCTGGCCTGGCGACGACGTTCTCAGCCGTTCTGCCAGGGCAGGGTGAGCCTGGGTGAGC contains these protein-coding regions:
- a CDS encoding glycosyltransferase, which produces MTSAPLLLIVGMHRSGTSLLGSLLSACGIAMPGPLLVGDAHNPEGYFERADVTALQEQLLIDFDRWWPSPRGMRPLPDAWLDSPRGRQALRQLTGLLEAECHNTPWVIKDPRSSVLLPLWRAACEQLAMPLQVVLAVRDPREVIVSLVQRDHQATGMDGWRGQRLWWHHNRSVVLDSAGLPLQVVHYSHWFDPKRGFQQLHALVPHCEETELRSILSSVVKSEHRRSHRQARSTPVSAQVRRLERRLRALAMHPHQRDGVQQWLMRQPDPPALAPHSRRRGQIKRAVNRWLGQPIPNRAATHPWGDLAEMVCGSQGPAADHQLLLWIQYGFSEADWRRIAALPGSQPLAEAWQATAATVVIHVRGGNLHHWAAHAWAQHCPIEGGCFLELEPFGAALHGSLALNFADVHPGACGARELLQLAALERVWDPDPARVQLLRQFGVRASCLQLEQATNGYLQPHEGTWADCATQLGLAAPAQLASLGSTLCLGSAGPALDCQLQSPLLGVPGFAGLRVESPDQGRLLAVWLQGCLDAGLELVRFCSSAEVHERNDWRAFVQSNRPGCAPILCFSFPVGDAELRAELEWYRQGCPSPASPVTPTPDVRAVLQHDTSVPCQWAVCISLHNYGSRICNALESVLAQQACASIELIVVDDASTDDGVDVALDWMQRHQHSFARCLLLQHLDHGGLAAARNTSFSAATSSWCFVLDADNTLEPLALAHCGALATNAHEQCGVVHSLIRVVAEQGSDDQRSLVSYLPWQKELFRRGNYIDAMALVRRDAWRAVGGYVHSVEGWEDFDFWCLLVEAGWHGVLCPEVLATYTSHIRSMTQRITVKGLYRASRFLQSRHPWLNLPRAHDQAIWPTSMQR
- a CDS encoding tetratricopeptide repeat protein, encoding MQNIQHLSSLYAAGNYQGCIACCEEILNSNPNDDLAFKWAGKSLLAVGQIEQAQQCLTRAHQLNQSDPEILKDIGNCLLNKGNYEQAAGAYQRALRLQPDYAPAIYNLAGVAQLSGDHKRGLELFLKAVELDPYLRQSWLEAAKCALSMGQWDTAITLASKAVAVNPSQKGAYQVKGDAHRSKGELNDALQAYQRESEQNPENPKALINAADILHTLNKPEEAIRLLRRALELKPDDVLILSNLGCMLNAAERHEEAAQCCQRSTLLNPNHAESYANFSLALFNLGRLDEALATNIKAVALQPNNPGFLANLAVIYEARGDHELAIKHHRQALALAPFDQEAHTGLACILLAKGEFSLGWNGYAYRTHKPQCRDLPVWDGSRREKVLVIGEQGVGDQILYASLIQEAQSMCEKLEVRVDQRLVPLFRRSFSGNITIDCLKTLEQETSCDSHIAIADLARLFRHEVSDFPDNSHGYLQADSTRSVELAEDLRGGCNHKLIGLSWNSEGRGYKNKSKSIALQKLATALHQIDAKLICLQYGNHHEEISSLRNAHGINIETVEGLDLYNDIDGTAALINACDAVVSISNMTAHLAGALGKETHLLVPRSPNFCWGLEGNCTIWYPSIKLYRQNRTGDWSEAIEAVADGLSEIGKTAMRKGDKNKSC
- a CDS encoding HlyD family secretion protein, which encodes MRSLLNKPASLFTRAQKKLESSIQPNDQDEKVLNQHTFWMRSLTWTLVGTTAFALAWLAFAKTEEIVQATGRLQPIGSVKDIQLPLGGVTKQILVKDGEQVKAGQPLLELDTEANKAKQISLISSIQLKQAQLESKLDETKRSEQLNAKTATILRERLRLDQEVLSRYEKLEKEGAAAELQYLQQKNKVTETRGQLEQTILDGERQRAIQLQGLKQLSAELESLKSQLAEANQSLRYQVIKAPVDGVVFDLKPKSTGFAAQSTEIVMRIVPYDKLEARVEIPTEDIGFVRVGMPADVSIDSFPATDFGVLEGTVIKIGSDALPPDPSKQREIYRYPASIRLANQQLKLKSGRTLPLQVGMSLVASIKLRDVTYLQLLLGGFRDKADALRRI
- a CDS encoding calcium-binding protein, with product MAFTTQEGTGGAPWTFQGTPEADSIAVITGNTQNTVAFDFIAEGFEGDDTINFNGTRSVTIKGGQGADVITNNVAVSAGLTNIATTSFINGNDGDDRIGNTDIGLAATLSTISGGQGSDDLYIGSLQSSKINGNLGADFILAGNLQDERADANPTIVSNFNAASIFGGQGDDAIRFQLRPQNQAFSNSIVNGQLGNDFIQIQAGQFNVLTAAAQSADRFNPSVGIVSDPTTTGSSFNGGDGNDIIDASGALLDISRGGSISINNDNITNGSGSDLEIFGGDGQDSIFGGGGEDFIDGGEGNNWLAGYAGRDEIVAGAGDDLLIGAYFDADLSVGFVGDAVGDVLTGGTGSNRFFIPGSDAVVARQGFLGGGNTLGSTGVITLTLAPTTGPTAAATAANAVITNGDFITVSFGADVITDWNAGSGNNVLDTGFGNDLQAPTIGAVNMSLGENYNQTGNFAVRGFYSEVNATELGQFVVNQNGTDIAVWTNYDGGQFISGAATAASINSSVNNFTILRGVSNSVTLTANEFVAV